CCCTCAATCGTCCCCAACTCCTCTGGACATTGGAGGCGGCTCTGCGGAGACACCGGTCCCACGGACAGCGCCTGCTGGAGGCGACGACTTCTCGTTTGGAGGATTCGGCGCCGAACCTTCCGGATCTGTCCTTCCGGCAAAAACTCGACCACGAAATGGAAACCCTGGGGTTCGTGCTGTCCGTGCATCCCATACGGTTGTACGACGCCCGTTGTTTGCCCAAAGACGTGATCCCGGCCGCTCAGCTTGACCGCTACGTGGGCCGGAACGTACGGGTGCTGGGATGGCCCATCACGCGCAAGGAAGTGCTCACCAGGGCCGGCGAACCCATGGAGTTCGTTTCCTTTGAAGACGAACACACGTTGTTTGAAAGCGTGTTCTTTCCGGAAGCGTTCCGGCGCTACTGCCGGCATGTGGATAGAAGCCGGGCCGTGCTCCTGTCCGGCCGCGTGGAAAGCGATTTCGGAGTGGCGAGCCTTACGGTGGATCAGGTGCAAAAACTGCCCTTGGGGAAAGGGCGCGAAAGCAACAGAGAAGCGGCTTAATCCGGGAGGCGTGACATGACAGGTTTGCTGGTGCTGGCCGCCTGGGCGTTTTTGGCCTGGCTGATCGTCAAGGCGCTTCGAAATGGATTCATCGGTCGGAAAGAAAAGACGCCGGCCGGACCCGAACCGGACGACGATATCCTTATCCGGGTGAGCGCCGGCTCGGGCGGCGACACCTACCGGATTCCGCCCGAGCCCGGGATTTCCGAGGAGTGTTGGATGTCTCCCGGCCGCGAGGTGACCGTCCAAGGCTACTCCATTCCCGGCGGAATGATCTATGTGGGCGAGCGGTTGACCTCCCTGAACGGACATATGATCGAACCTGCTCTGATCAATCCGGCTTTACCGGTTGACGATCGTGTTTCCGATCCGGAAGGATCGTCGTTCGGCTATTGGCCCTCCTACAGTCGTATTCCTCCGCATGCGCGCGCCACGTATCTCGGGTGGCTCGCCCGGGGACGCAAGGATCCGTATATAGGAATCGGTTATGTCTTTCTGTTTTTCTACGGCGTCGAAAGGCGATGCCTGGCGGACGCGGGGAAGTCGGAACACGCTGGGGGCGAAAGGGAGGCGCTCGGAAAGGAAGTCGAACGGCTTTTGAGTATCTATGGCAACCACCATGCGTTTCGCCGTTACGCATCCTCTTTTCTGGATTATTTGGATCTGTCTTCCGCTGCCGGTGAGAAGCCCGTAGCCCGGCAACCTCCTTCGATGCAAACTTTCCGGGAAATGCCCGCAAGACTGAAGTTCGGTCTTGCCCGGATGGCGGCCGAACGTATTCCGGTTCCCGCGGAGTGGGCCCTGACCTGGGTCCTGTCCCATCAGGAAACGAAACTGCGAACTCCCGCCAAGCGGTGCGAAGGAGAATTCCGGGCTCTTTTCAAGATCCGATATGAGGAGCGATTCGGCGAGGGGATGATGCTTGAATCCACCGGACCTCCCCTGACGCTCACGTATAAACCCGCCAGTGCGTCGTTTGGACGGGAGGTCGCCGCATCCACGCCGTTCTGTGACGTAAGTACGGCGAAGGCGCCGATTCGACCACTCGCGGAACTCGTGACGAGCTGCCAGGAAGAACTGGACGGCTACAGCCGTTTGCTGGGGAGGGAACCGGATGCCGGGGGCGGTCTTCCGGCGCTGGCTCTGTTGCCGACGCCCCTGCTTTCCCGAGCGGACATGGAGGAATCCTCCGAATTCAGAGGTTGGCTCGATGAACAGCTTGGTGGAAAGGACCTCATAGCCGCGGATGCGAGGGAATTCGTCCGGCGTTGGCCTGTCCGGCAGGCTGATCGAATGCTCAAAAGGGAACATGTGCTTCTAGTTCAACTACTCGAGAAATGGCGTCTGGGCCTGGAACCGGATCCCCGTTTCGCGGGGCCCTGCCTGCGAGCCAAAGGGAGAGTCATGCTTTTCAGGGTAGGGGATAACGGCTCCCATGCTCCATCCGAAGAGTATCTGTCCGCCCGGATGCTGCTACATCTGGCGGTCTTGGCTTTCGGCCCGGCCGGAGGGGCTTCGGAGGATGACATGCGTTCCCTCGAGGGTTTTCTCAGCCGGTCTCTGGGATTGACCTCCGGTGAAGAGATTCGTCTGTGGGCTCATTATAAGTGGTTGCTGGATGATCCGTCGGTTTTCGGGAGAATAAGCAAGCGCGTGGAAACCCTTCCGGAGCCCGACCGCCTGAGGATCGGGCGGGCTCTAGACTCCCTGGCGTCGAGTGACGGAGGGGTTCGTCCGAGCGAGGTTTGCGTACTGACCCGGATCTACCATGTGTTGGGGCTCGACCCCGGTAAGTTCCGAATTCGAACCGATGCGCCGGCGCATCCCATCGTTCCCTGCGAGGGGATGGCGGACCTTCGAACAGCCGAGATTCCTGCCGTGCAAAGAGAAGAGACGAACGGCATCCTCCTGGACATGCATCGGTTGCGCATGATCAGGGAGGATACGGCCAAGGTTTCGGCTTTGCTTGCCGATGTGTTTTGCGAGGAAGAAGATGTCGTCACGCCGGTCGCATCACAGGAACAACTCGTCGCCGGATTGGACCTCGCCCATTCGGCCCTTCTGAAAGCGCTTGCCGATAAGGAGTCATGGCCCCGTGAGGAATTCGAGGATCTGGCCGCCCGATGGGGCCTGCTCCCGGAAGGAGCCCTTGAAATCCTCAACGAGGCCGCCTGGGACAGCGTGGGCGAAGCCTTGTGCGGGGATGAGGACCCGATCCGGCTCGATCGAACCGTACTCGAGGAGATGTTTACATGAATAGCGCCCGTCAGATTCGACCCAGAGACCGGGACGTCGTTTTACAGTCGCTTCGGGCCGGGCTGGTACCCCGCAGAGGACTTCAGCACATACAGGTGGGACGCGCCGGCGAGGTCGAGGCCCTTCTATGCGACATCGAGCGGATTGCCGACGGTGGATCGGCCATCCGTTTTATCATCGGCGATTATGGTGCGGGCAAAACGTTCTTTCTGAACCTTGTCCGGTCCGTAGCACTGGAAAAGCAACTCGTTACGGCTCATGCGGACCTGACTCCCGACCGTCGCCTGCAATGTTCGGGGGGGCGGGCCCGGGCCCTGTACGCCGAACTGATGCGGAACCTATCGAGTCGCAGTAAGCCGGAAGGGGGCGCGCTTTCCGCCGTGGTGGAACGGTTCGTATCCTCGGCTCTGGGTCAGGCGCGAACCGAAGGAAGAAGGCCGGACGCAGTCATTCAGGAGCGCCTGGAAAAATTGGGCGAGATGGTGGGAGGATATGATTTCGCCCAGGTGGTGTCCGCCTATTGGAAAGGTCACGACACGGGAAACGACCGGATCAAAAGCGACGCGGTGCGGTGGTTGCGAGGGGAATTCAACGCCAGGAGCGATGCCCGCACCGCTTTGGGGGTGCGCACCATCATTGATGACGCGGGTTTCTACGACTATCTCAAATTGATGGCTCTTTTCGTGCGTCTGGCCGGCTACCGGGGGCTCCTGATCACCCTGGACGAAATGGTGAATCTGTACAAAATAAACCATTCCGGATCCAGAAACAGCAATTACGAGCAGGTCCTTCGCATTTTCAACGACAGTCTTCAGGGAATCAGTGTGGGATTGGGTTTTTTGATGGGGGGCACTCCGGATCTTCTTTTGGATACGAGACGCGGACTTCACAGTTTCGAGGCCTTACGGTCGCGGCTGGCGCAGACGGGGTTTGTACGAGAGGGGCTGGTGGATTTCAGCGGGCCGGTATTGAACCTGGCTTCTCTCACCCAGGAAGAGATTTTCCTGCTCTTGTCCAAATTACGCGTTGTGTACGCCGCCGGCGACGAGACGAAATGCCGGTTGCCGGACGAGGCTCTGTATGCCTACATGGAACACTGCAATCGCCGCCTGGGGGAGGCCTATTTCCGCACTCCGCGCGCCACGATAAAGTTCTTTCTGGACCTGTTGTTTATCCTGGATCAGAATCCCGGGGTTTCCTGGCGGGAATTGTTGGGCCGGCTGGAGATTCATCCCGATCCCGGACCGGCGGACGGAACGAACGAACCGGAGGAAGCGCCAAAGGAAGACGATGAGCTTGCGACCTTCAGACTCTGACAGCGGGGGAGGGGGAAGAAGATCTTCGGCCTTCGGACTTCTGCATCCGGACGTTCGGCGCTGGATTTGGCGGCAGGGGTGGACGGAGCTGCGGGGAGTTCAGGAAGCGGCTATCGAACCCATCATCGAAGGCCGCGAGGATGTATTGATCTCAGCGGCTACGGCCGGGGGCAAGACGGAGGCCGTCTTTCTCCCGATATCCAGCCGGCTGGTTTCCGAAGCGGAGACGCGCGGCCTGCGTGTGATTTGCATAAGCCCGCTCAAAGCATTGATCAACGATCAGTATGAACGGTTGAATCGGTTCTGCGGGCATCTCGATATCCCCGTGCATCGATGGCATGGCGACGTCGGGGCGAACCGGAAGCGGGCCCTGATCCAACAACCTTCGGGCA
This Deltaproteobacteria bacterium DNA region includes the following protein-coding sequences:
- a CDS encoding TerB N-terminal domain-containing protein, yielding MTGLLVLAAWAFLAWLIVKALRNGFIGRKEKTPAGPEPDDDILIRVSAGSGGDTYRIPPEPGISEECWMSPGREVTVQGYSIPGGMIYVGERLTSLNGHMIEPALINPALPVDDRVSDPEGSSFGYWPSYSRIPPHARATYLGWLARGRKDPYIGIGYVFLFFYGVERRCLADAGKSEHAGGEREALGKEVERLLSIYGNHHAFRRYASSFLDYLDLSSAAGEKPVARQPPSMQTFREMPARLKFGLARMAAERIPVPAEWALTWVLSHQETKLRTPAKRCEGEFRALFKIRYEERFGEGMMLESTGPPLTLTYKPASASFGREVAASTPFCDVSTAKAPIRPLAELVTSCQEELDGYSRLLGREPDAGGGLPALALLPTPLLSRADMEESSEFRGWLDEQLGGKDLIAADAREFVRRWPVRQADRMLKREHVLLVQLLEKWRLGLEPDPRFAGPCLRAKGRVMLFRVGDNGSHAPSEEYLSARMLLHLAVLAFGPAGGASEDDMRSLEGFLSRSLGLTSGEEIRLWAHYKWLLDDPSVFGRISKRVETLPEPDRLRIGRALDSLASSDGGVRPSEVCVLTRIYHVLGLDPGKFRIRTDAPAHPIVPCEGMADLRTAEIPAVQREETNGILLDMHRLRMIREDTAKVSALLADVFCEEEDVVTPVASQEQLVAGLDLAHSALLKALADKESWPREEFEDLAARWGLLPEGALEILNEAAWDSVGEALCGDEDPIRLDRTVLEEMFT
- a CDS encoding ATP-binding protein; this encodes MNSARQIRPRDRDVVLQSLRAGLVPRRGLQHIQVGRAGEVEALLCDIERIADGGSAIRFIIGDYGAGKTFFLNLVRSVALEKQLVTAHADLTPDRRLQCSGGRARALYAELMRNLSSRSKPEGGALSAVVERFVSSALGQARTEGRRPDAVIQERLEKLGEMVGGYDFAQVVSAYWKGHDTGNDRIKSDAVRWLRGEFNARSDARTALGVRTIIDDAGFYDYLKLMALFVRLAGYRGLLITLDEMVNLYKINHSGSRNSNYEQVLRIFNDSLQGISVGLGFLMGGTPDLLLDTRRGLHSFEALRSRLAQTGFVREGLVDFSGPVLNLASLTQEEIFLLLSKLRVVYAAGDETKCRLPDEALYAYMEHCNRRLGEAYFRTPRATIKFFLDLLFILDQNPGVSWRELLGRLEIHPDPGPADGTNEPEEAPKEDDELATFRL